The Crocinitomicaceae bacterium genome includes a region encoding these proteins:
- a CDS encoding restriction endonuclease subunit M: MRTGIDILENELIEKYPHVLDTLLLDHTTQQNIFWATENYEHIGEKYSFHSQILPDLISGDYGSIIMPRVHKDKLLQLSRSKEMAEVFTPSWICNAQNNLIDNTWFGRENVFNTEILAKDGSKIWETNSEKITYPKGKTWKDYVLDTRLEISCGEAPYITSRYDSTTGEFIPVKNRIGILDRKLRVINENVYSREDWLKASQIAYKNTYAFEWQGDSLLLAREAMLITFIENYTHKFEKEPLLKSIQNIANIISWNVWQMDGLKGVVPNSCTDVIKEHSDLFGNTVNEIVKCNGCKTQNILTHNGKYCKIMDWDEKDNETGSIGKAKRFIDLLNK, from the coding sequence GTGCGGACAGGAATCGACATATTAGAAAATGAATTAATCGAGAAATATCCTCATGTTCTCGACACACTCCTGCTTGACCACACCACACAGCAAAACATCTTTTGGGCTACCGAGAATTACGAACACATTGGAGAGAAGTACAGTTTCCATTCTCAAATTTTACCCGATCTAATTTCAGGTGACTATGGAAGTATTATAATGCCAAGAGTGCATAAAGACAAACTTTTGCAACTGTCTAGATCCAAAGAAATGGCAGAAGTTTTTACTCCTTCCTGGATATGTAATGCTCAAAACAACTTAATTGATAATACTTGGTTTGGCAGAGAAAATGTATTCAATACAGAAATATTAGCTAAAGATGGTTCTAAAATTTGGGAAACAAACAGCGAGAAAATAACATATCCAAAAGGTAAGACTTGGAAAGATTATGTTCTTGACACTCGTCTAGAAATTTCTTGTGGAGAAGCACCATACATTACAAGCAGATATGATAGTACAACAGGAGAGTTTATACCAGTTAAAAATCGAATTGGAATTTTGGACAGAAAATTAAGAGTAATTAATGAAAATGTTTATTCAAGAGAAGATTGGTTAAAAGCATCTCAAATTGCATATAAAAACACTTACGCTTTTGAATGGCAAGGTGATAGTTTGCTACTTGCACGTGAAGCGATGCTTATAACATTTATTGAAAATTATACTCACAAATTCGAGAAAGAGCCATTATTAAAATCAATTCAGAACATCGCTAATATTATTTCATGGAATGTTTGGCAGATGGATGGATTGAAAGGAGTTGTGCCTAATAGTTGCACAGATGTAATTAAAGAGCATAGCGATTTGTTTGGAAATACAGTGAATGAAATTGTTAAGTGCAATGGGTGTAAAACGCAAAACATTTTAACACACAATGGGAAATATTGTAAAATTATGGATTGGGATGAAAAGGATAATGAAACAGGATCAATTGGCAAAGCAAAAAGATTTATTGACCTACTTAACAAATAA
- a CDS encoding helix-turn-helix transcriptional regulator, which produces MNRIKEVLDEKGIKQTWLAEQLGKSYNMVNAYVQNRQQPRLEILYEIANILEIDVKDLLKSNKVKI; this is translated from the coding sequence ATGAATAGAATAAAAGAAGTGTTGGACGAAAAAGGTATTAAGCAGACTTGGCTTGCTGAACAATTAGGCAAAAGCTACAACATGGTAAATGCCTATGTTCAAAACAGACAGCAACCAAGACTAGAAATTCTTTACGAAATAGCCAATATTCTTGAAATTGATGTAAAAGACCTTTTAAAATCTAACAAAGTAAAAATATAA
- a CDS encoding tyrosine-type recombinase/integrase, producing the protein MNILLFPRTIVNKYVLAKKLSHAYQNQVVNAVKLFFGTIEHKQIEVDLIHRPRREKKLPNVLSKEDVKAILSAPVNTKHRVMLSLIYSCGLRISELLALKPSDIDSKRNLVLIKQSKGKKDRVIPLSSKILELLRDYYVAFKPKVYLFEGQNEGEQYTARSAQMVLKQALQKTKINKPVTLHWLRHSYATHLLESGTDLRFIQELLGHSHSKTTEIYTHVSMKSIQNIHSPFDDL; encoded by the coding sequence CTGAATATTTTACTTTTTCCCCGGACAATAGTGAATAAATATGTATTAGCAAAAAAATTGTCACACGCTTATCAGAATCAGGTTGTGAATGCCGTAAAATTATTTTTTGGAACTATAGAGCATAAGCAGATTGAGGTAGATTTAATTCATCGTCCGCGGCGTGAAAAAAAATTACCCAATGTACTGAGTAAAGAAGATGTGAAAGCGATTTTGAGCGCACCTGTTAATACAAAACATCGGGTAATGTTGTCATTAATTTATAGCTGTGGTTTGCGAATAAGCGAACTTTTAGCGCTGAAACCTTCTGATATCGATAGTAAACGAAACCTTGTGTTGATTAAACAATCGAAGGGTAAAAAAGATCGTGTCATACCCTTAAGTTCAAAAATACTTGAACTGCTCAGAGATTATTATGTTGCATTCAAGCCCAAAGTATATTTATTTGAAGGTCAAAATGAGGGCGAACAATATACCGCACGAAGTGCTCAGATGGTTTTAAAACAAGCATTACAAAAAACAAAAATTAATAAACCCGTTACACTGCATTGGCTCAGGCACAGTTATGCAACACATTTATTAGAGTCAGGCACAGATTTAAGATTTATTCAAGAACTGTTAGGACACAGTCATAGTAAGACAACCGAAATTTACACACATGTTTCAATGAAAAGCATACAAAACATACATTCACCCTTTGATGATTTATAA
- a CDS encoding phage integrase N-terminal SAM-like domain-containing protein encodes MEQMSAEEILHKGKPVIGIYFPYNNQLIQRIKKIEGVRWSYSQRCWLIESNEMHCQKLLVEFPELEIKRLCREKIPAYLRLSEEKNLAIDSFVKFMQSKRYASTTIKTYTDCVRTFLAHFENKKLENFNEQDIIAFNNEYHYCPIKTFDSIRYLNNIR; translated from the coding sequence ATGGAGCAGATGAGCGCAGAAGAAATTCTGCATAAAGGAAAACCTGTGATTGGAATTTATTTTCCTTACAACAATCAGTTAATTCAGAGAATCAAAAAAATTGAAGGAGTGCGCTGGAGTTACTCTCAGCGCTGTTGGCTGATTGAAAGCAATGAAATGCATTGCCAGAAATTACTAGTTGAATTTCCGGAACTTGAAATTAAGCGGTTGTGCCGTGAAAAAATTCCTGCCTACCTGAGGTTGAGTGAAGAAAAAAATCTTGCAATTGACTCGTTTGTGAAATTCATGCAGTCAAAACGTTACGCAAGCACTACCATAAAAACTTATACTGATTGCGTGCGTACATTTCTTGCTCATTTTGAAAATAAGAAATTAGAAAATTTTAATGAGCAAGATATTATTGCATTTAACAATGAATATCACTACTGTCCGATAAAAACATTTGATAGCATCCGTTATCTCAATAATATCAGGTGA
- a CDS encoding gliding motility-associated C-terminal domain-containing protein, translating to MPIFFSCKRQNIDKNCCASPPFIFSSETAYLGIPNIFTPDGDGANDLLYPIDSGLAGFEFIVKDKFGKTLYSTNSSSFMWDGTYQSKTLNGVYEYELNATTLDGTSIEHIGNLCIISEYKGSCIQHSSSCVFDLQWSGTTFISPASDAYKPCL from the coding sequence ATGCCGATATTTTTTTCATGCAAGCGTCAAAATATTGATAAAAATTGCTGTGCTAGTCCGCCATTCATTTTCTCATCAGAAACAGCCTATTTAGGCATACCCAATATATTTACGCCCGACGGTGACGGGGCAAATGATCTGCTTTACCCAATTGATTCAGGCCTTGCCGGTTTTGAATTTATTGTCAAAGATAAATTTGGAAAAACTTTGTATTCAACCAACAGTTCTTCCTTTATGTGGGATGGCACCTATCAAAGTAAAACACTCAACGGAGTTTATGAGTATGAGTTGAACGCCACAACATTGGATGGAACATCTATTGAACACATTGGCAACTTGTGTATCATCTCTGAATATAAAGGCAGTTGCATTCAACACTCATCATCTTGCGTTTTTGATTTGCAATGGTCAGGTACAACATTTATCTCACCGGCTAGTGATGCATATAAACCTTGTTTATGA
- a CDS encoding aldehyde dehydrogenase, with product MLKVIKNYIGGQLQNPVFDQYIENVDPSRGKVYSMIPDSGADDVEQAVKAAKSAFVEWSSMSKEKRSDIMLRVSALIEQNLEKFAEAESLDNGKPLSLARAVDIPRAVSNFKFFATAILHFASESHHMESEGFNYTTRKPIGIVGCISPWNLPLYLFTWKIAPALAAGNCVIAKPSEVTPMTAYLLSEICIEAGMPAGVLNIIHGFGHKVGDAMTRHPEIKAISFTGGTKTGEMISSIAAPMFKKLSLELGGKNPNIIFADCDFDDMLSTTMRSSFANQGQICLCGSRIFIERPLYEKFKNAFVEKVKQTTVSYPTDPKAKLGAVVSKSHMEKILSYIELAKQEGGTVLAGGQRVLLEGEYQDGYYLQPTVIEGLTYNCRVNQEEIFGPVVTITPFDSEEEVLMMANSTQYGLAATLWTSDLKKAHRMADQIESGIVWINAWLVRDLRTPFGGVKSSGVGREGGFEALRFFTESKNIFVKR from the coding sequence ATGCTTAAAGTTATAAAAAATTACATCGGTGGTCAACTTCAAAATCCGGTTTTCGACCAATACATAGAAAACGTAGACCCATCTCGTGGTAAAGTGTACTCAATGATTCCTGATTCAGGTGCTGATGATGTTGAACAAGCCGTGAAAGCAGCCAAATCAGCTTTTGTTGAATGGTCATCTATGTCAAAAGAAAAGCGTTCAGATATTATGCTGCGCGTCTCTGCACTCATTGAACAAAATCTTGAAAAGTTTGCTGAGGCAGAATCATTGGATAACGGCAAGCCTCTTTCTCTTGCACGCGCTGTTGATATTCCGCGTGCGGTAAGTAATTTTAAATTTTTTGCCACGGCAATTTTGCACTTTGCGTCTGAATCACATCACATGGAATCTGAAGGATTTAATTACACCACGCGCAAACCAATTGGAATTGTTGGATGTATTTCTCCGTGGAATCTCCCACTCTATTTGTTCACGTGGAAAATTGCACCCGCATTGGCAGCCGGAAATTGTGTAATAGCAAAGCCATCTGAAGTTACCCCAATGACCGCTTATTTATTATCTGAAATTTGTATTGAAGCAGGTATGCCGGCAGGGGTATTAAATATTATACATGGATTCGGACACAAGGTTGGTGATGCCATGACCAGACATCCTGAAATAAAAGCTATATCATTCACCGGTGGAACAAAAACAGGAGAAATGATTTCATCCATTGCTGCGCCCATGTTTAAAAAATTATCTCTTGAATTGGGTGGAAAAAATCCAAACATCATTTTTGCTGATTGTGATTTTGATGATATGCTGTCAACCACCATGCGCTCATCATTTGCTAATCAGGGACAAATTTGTCTTTGCGGTTCACGCATTTTTATTGAGCGACCTTTGTATGAAAAATTCAAGAATGCATTTGTTGAAAAAGTAAAACAAACTACGGTATCTTATCCAACTGATCCAAAGGCAAAATTAGGTGCCGTTGTTTCTAAATCACACATGGAAAAAATATTGTCATACATTGAATTGGCTAAACAAGAAGGTGGCACTGTACTTGCCGGTGGCCAAAGAGTTTTGCTTGAAGGTGAATATCAAGATGGATATTATTTACAACCCACCGTAATTGAAGGATTAACATATAATTGCCGCGTGAATCAAGAAGAAATTTTTGGTCCGGTTGTTACCATCACACCTTTTGATAGTGAAGAAGAAGTTTTGATGATGGCTAACTCAACACAATACGGTTTGGCTGCCACCTTGTGGACCTCTGATCTCAAAAAAGCACATCGCATGGCTGATCAAATTGAAAGTGGAATAGTTTGGATTAATGCCTGGTTAGTGCGTGATTTGCGCACGCCATTTGGTGGTGTAAAATCTTCCGGTGTGGGTCGTGAAGGTGGTTTTGAAGCACTTCGTTTTTTTACTGAATCAAAAAATATTTTTGTAAAAAGATAA
- the tatA gene encoding twin-arginine translocase TatA/TatE family subunit has protein sequence MENLARAGIMGPWQIVLIIAIVLLLFGGKKIPELMRGMGKGIRGFKEEMRGEGEDPKKSTGVKTEE, from the coding sequence ATGGAAAATTTAGCACGCGCCGGAATCATGGGACCATGGCAAATAGTCCTGATCATTGCAATTGTACTGCTCTTATTTGGCGGTAAAAAAATTCCGGAATTAATGCGTGGTATGGGTAAAGGAATCAGAGGTTTTAAAGAAGAGATGCGCGGTGAAGGAGAAGATCCGAAAAAATCAACCGGCGTAAAAACTGAAGAATAA
- the gatA gene encoding Asp-tRNA(Asn)/Glu-tRNA(Gln) amidotransferase subunit GatA — MYHSFDEIRDALDRGTSVESITRYYLQKIEEKKHLNAFLEVFTDTALAQAKLVDEKLKTKTAGRLAGMVIGLKDNLAYKDHKVSAASKILEGFVSIYTATAVQRLLDEDAVIIGRLNCDEFAMGSSNENSAFGNVLNPHNEKTVPGGSSGGSAVAVAAGLCTASLGTDTGGSIRQPASFTGTIGFKPTYGRISRYGLLAYASSFDQIGPFANSVKDIALLTEIMSGKDEFDSTLLQENSANFLPEFNADKKLRIAYIKDCIDAEGIDTEVKNRLLQLIDELKKQGHVVDAVDFPYLNYMIPTYYVLTTAEASSNYARYDGVHFGYHSKNAIGVEDTYKKSRSEGFGEEVKRRIMLGTFVLSQGYYDAYYTKGQKVRRVIQNKTKEIFSNHDFILLPTTPSTAFEAGAVSDPIQMYLQDIFTVQANLSGNPAISLPLGNHSNGLPFGIQVMGKHFDEAGLLSFSDYLMKNCR; from the coding sequence ATGTACCACAGCTTTGATGAGATCAGGGATGCCCTTGACCGTGGGACTTCTGTTGAATCAATTACCCGGTACTATCTGCAAAAAATTGAAGAGAAAAAACATCTCAACGCTTTTCTTGAGGTATTTACAGATACCGCATTAGCACAAGCAAAACTGGTAGACGAAAAATTGAAAACCAAAACAGCCGGTCGGTTGGCGGGTATGGTCATTGGTTTAAAAGATAATCTTGCGTATAAAGATCATAAAGTTTCTGCTGCATCAAAAATATTAGAAGGATTTGTATCTATCTATACTGCCACAGCCGTGCAACGTTTGCTTGATGAAGATGCAGTAATCATTGGACGTCTCAACTGCGATGAATTTGCAATGGGTAGTTCTAATGAAAATTCGGCTTTTGGAAATGTATTAAATCCACACAATGAAAAAACAGTACCCGGGGGCTCATCCGGAGGTTCTGCCGTTGCTGTTGCCGCCGGTTTGTGCACTGCTTCATTAGGCACTGATACCGGAGGATCAATTAGACAGCCTGCTTCATTCACCGGAACTATTGGGTTTAAACCAACCTATGGCAGAATTTCACGCTATGGATTATTGGCATACGCATCATCATTTGATCAAATTGGACCTTTTGCTAATAGTGTAAAAGATATTGCTTTGCTTACTGAAATCATGTCAGGCAAAGATGAGTTTGACAGTACGCTGCTGCAAGAAAATTCAGCCAACTTTTTACCCGAATTTAATGCAGATAAAAAATTGCGCATTGCCTACATCAAAGATTGTATTGACGCAGAAGGGATAGATACTGAAGTTAAAAACAGATTACTTCAACTCATTGATGAACTAAAAAAACAAGGGCATGTTGTTGACGCGGTTGATTTTCCATATCTCAACTACATGATTCCAACTTATTATGTACTAACAACAGCAGAAGCATCATCTAATTATGCGCGGTATGATGGCGTACATTTTGGGTATCATTCAAAAAATGCCATTGGGGTAGAAGACACCTATAAAAAATCACGCTCTGAAGGTTTTGGTGAAGAAGTGAAAAGACGCATTATGCTGGGCACATTTGTTTTGTCTCAGGGGTATTATGATGCATACTATACTAAAGGTCAAAAAGTGCGCAGGGTGATTCAAAATAAAACAAAAGAAATTTTTTCAAATCACGATTTTATTCTTTTGCCAACTACACCAAGCACAGCGTTTGAAGCCGGTGCTGTATCTGATCCAATTCAAATGTATTTGCAGGATATTTTTACTGTACAAGCAAATCTTTCAGGTAATCCGGCAATTTCATTACCTTTAGGCAATCACTCCAACGGTCTGCCGTTTGGAATTCAGGTAATGGGAAAACATTTTGATGAAGCCGGCTTGCTTTCATTCTCTGATTATCTGATGAAAAATTGCAGATAG
- a CDS encoding LysM peptidoglycan-binding domain-containing protein encodes MKQKVSFLFFVLFSFIGFSQPDSTRAVNPDSLTYLRFIDVVESSIFEHYKEVWGSEQAYHIIDSLGYEEDYKPTFPDSVYIARLEALDKKTLIDIEANAVVISTIKYFVSKRRNFTAVCLGRSKLYFPMYETYLSHHGIPMELKYLSVIESGLRPTVKSRVGATGLWQFMYATGRSYGLESDSYIDERMNPELATDAACRYLKYLYGLYGDWSLALAAYNAGPGNVNKAIQRSGGKMTYWEIRPFLPEETQMYVPNFIAMLYMMTYYAEHNIVPQEVKVHFYEVDTVCLKHAVRISHIDSVLDITSEDFLYLNPVYKTDIIPKTEEKQCISLPLEKISLFLQYEDSLYALDAKLDSTGSRFVTMEKKKTHTVQPDETIVTIAEKYGVTMVEIKTWNDMKTSTVFPGQKLTIMVKEKKYIEGGGGTTGSTGTTTSSTNSTSSSSTNSGSSTTQNTTSDGNYKYYALKSGESLWTVSQKFGIPFDELQEMNKGLDPKKLQPGQKIIIGKN; translated from the coding sequence ATGAAGCAGAAAGTTAGTTTTTTATTTTTCGTCCTATTTTCTTTTATCGGGTTTTCTCAACCTGATTCAACACGTGCGGTTAATCCTGATTCACTTACCTATCTGAGATTTATTGATGTGGTTGAATCATCCATTTTTGAACATTACAAAGAAGTGTGGGGATCAGAACAAGCATATCACATCATTGACTCTTTGGGTTATGAAGAGGATTACAAACCTACATTCCCTGACTCAGTTTACATTGCCCGACTTGAAGCGCTTGATAAAAAAACATTGATTGATATTGAAGCCAATGCTGTTGTCATTAGCACCATAAAATACTTTGTAAGCAAGCGCAGAAATTTTACAGCTGTTTGTCTGGGACGATCAAAATTATATTTCCCCATGTATGAAACTTATCTGTCTCATCATGGAATTCCAATGGAACTAAAATATTTATCTGTGATAGAAAGTGGATTGCGTCCTACAGTCAAATCTCGCGTTGGTGCTACCGGTTTATGGCAATTTATGTATGCAACCGGACGATCATACGGCCTTGAAAGTGATTCATACATTGATGAACGTATGAACCCTGAACTAGCTACTGATGCAGCTTGTCGGTATTTGAAATATCTCTATGGTTTATACGGTGATTGGAGTCTTGCACTTGCTGCCTATAACGCAGGGCCGGGCAATGTGAACAAAGCCATTCAGCGTTCAGGCGGTAAAATGACGTATTGGGAAATCAGACCTTTTTTACCGGAAGAAACTCAAATGTATGTGCCTAATTTTATTGCCATGTTGTACATGATGACCTATTATGCTGAACACAATATTGTGCCGCAAGAAGTCAAAGTTCATTTTTACGAAGTAGACACTGTTTGCCTGAAACATGCAGTAAGAATTTCTCATATTGATTCTGTTTTGGATATTACGTCAGAAGATTTTTTATATCTCAATCCGGTTTACAAAACTGATATTATTCCTAAAACAGAAGAGAAGCAATGTATTTCTTTGCCGCTTGAAAAAATCAGTTTGTTTTTGCAGTATGAAGATAGTTTGTATGCACTGGATGCAAAACTTGATTCTACCGGGTCACGTTTTGTTACCATGGAAAAAAAGAAAACTCATACCGTTCAACCTGATGAAACTATTGTCACCATTGCTGAAAAATATGGTGTAACCATGGTAGAAATAAAAACATGGAATGATATGAAAACGAGTACCGTTTTTCCGGGTCAGAAATTGACTATTATGGTAAAAGAAAAGAAATATATTGAAGGCGGTGGAGGTACAACAGGATCAACCGGAACAACCACTTCCTCAACAAACAGCACAAGTTCAAGTTCAACAAATTCTGGTTCAAGCACCACGCAAAACACCACTAGTGACGGAAACTATAAATATTATGCGCTCAAATCAGGAGAAAGTTTGTGGACCGTCAGCCAGAAATTTGGCATTCCGTTTGACGAATTACAGGAGATGAATAAAGGGCTTGATCCAAAAAAATTACAGCCCGGTCAGAAAATCATCATCGGTAAAAATTAG
- a CDS encoding DUF4837 family protein codes for MSRYFSFYQSLSVLFIFVFFSCGQDLTREDLLPNAMGAHGNIILLMEDNIWNGPLGEAVMYHLDQDTKGPALRSEPMFTVTHVRPEDLDHLGQMNRLLLKVMVVDDTVFQETQVLELKNYYAKGQLFVLVKDSDPDRLYSYIVNEFAYVTNIINNFELNDLITHYKKDYNKALHERAQKNYGISIHVPSDSQIRVDSANFTWVKRDRSRHVMANSEQKNGAQTYWIQQGILLWKKPYTDPSQLTVDGVLRDRDTVLKYHIPGKLEGSYMATEMDSAVYPVGKIFTYESASAVEIRGIWKHAGNPAAFGGGPFVQYTLHHRGRNEVVTVCVYIYGPNFEKREYIREADAMLRTIQFVD; via the coding sequence ATGAGCAGGTATTTTTCTTTTTATCAAAGTCTTTCGGTACTTTTTATTTTTGTGTTTTTTTCTTGTGGACAGGATCTTACAAGAGAAGATCTTTTACCTAACGCAATGGGCGCTCATGGTAATATCATCTTATTGATGGAAGATAATATTTGGAATGGCCCACTGGGTGAAGCCGTGATGTATCATCTTGATCAAGACACCAAAGGCCCTGCACTGCGCTCTGAGCCTATGTTTACAGTGACCCATGTAAGACCGGAAGACTTGGATCATCTTGGACAAATGAATCGTCTGCTGCTAAAAGTTATGGTAGTAGATGATACCGTGTTTCAGGAAACTCAAGTATTGGAATTGAAAAATTATTATGCAAAGGGTCAACTTTTTGTTCTTGTAAAAGATTCTGACCCGGATAGATTGTACAGTTATATCGTAAACGAATTTGCTTATGTAACCAACATCATCAACAATTTTGAATTGAATGATTTAATTACTCATTATAAAAAAGATTACAACAAGGCTTTGCATGAACGTGCTCAAAAAAATTACGGCATATCAATTCATGTTCCATCTGATAGTCAAATACGGGTTGACTCTGCAAATTTTACCTGGGTAAAACGTGATCGTTCACGACACGTAATGGCAAACAGTGAACAAAAAAACGGTGCACAAACATACTGGATTCAACAGGGTATTTTGCTTTGGAAAAAACCATACACTGATCCTTCACAACTCACTGTAGATGGAGTTTTACGTGATCGTGATACGGTACTGAAATATCATATACCGGGCAAACTTGAGGGATCATACATGGCTACTGAAATGGATTCAGCCGTTTACCCGGTTGGTAAAATATTTACTTATGAATCTGCTTCGGCAGTTGAAATTAGAGGAATATGGAAACACGCCGGTAACCCCGCTGCGTTTGGCGGTGGACCGTTTGTGCAATATACCTTACATCATAGAGGAAGAAATGAAGTGGTTACCGTGTGCGTTTATATTTACGGACCTAATTTTGAAAAGCGTGAATATATTCGTGAAGCTGATGCCATGTTGCGCACTATTCAGTTTGTTGATTAA
- a CDS encoding pyruvate dehydrogenase complex E1 component subunit beta: MRVVQFREAIREAMSEEMRRDERVYLLGEEVAEYNGAYKVSQGMLDEFGAKRIIDTPIAELGFAGIAVGSAMNGLRPIVEFMTWNFAILAADQIINSAAKILQMSGGQIGCPIVFRGGNGTAGQLGATHSQSFEAFYAHVPGLKVITPSNPYDAKGLMKAAIRDNDPVVFLESEKMYGDKGEIPDGEYIIPIGVADIKRAGTDVTIVSFGKIIKEAYKAAEELEKEGISCEIIDLRTIRPIDYGAVVNSVKKTNRCVVVEESWPIASIASEIAYHLQNYAFDYLDAPVKRVMQSDTPFPFSPSLMPEALPNPARIIAAVKSVCYK, encoded by the coding sequence ATGAGAGTAGTTCAATTCAGAGAAGCCATACGAGAAGCCATGTCAGAAGAAATGCGCCGTGATGAACGCGTTTATCTTTTAGGAGAAGAAGTTGCCGAATATAATGGAGCTTATAAAGTGTCACAAGGCATGTTGGATGAATTTGGTGCTAAAAGAATTATTGATACGCCTATTGCTGAGCTTGGTTTTGCCGGAATTGCAGTAGGTTCTGCTATGAATGGTTTGCGTCCTATTGTGGAGTTTATGACATGGAATTTTGCCATACTTGCGGCAGATCAAATCATCAACAGCGCGGCAAAAATTTTGCAGATGTCAGGTGGTCAAATTGGTTGTCCTATCGTGTTTCGCGGTGGTAATGGAACAGCAGGACAACTTGGTGCTACGCACTCGCAGAGTTTTGAAGCCTTTTATGCTCATGTGCCTGGTTTGAAAGTTATCACTCCTTCAAATCCGTATGATGCCAAAGGTTTGATGAAGGCCGCTATTCGTGATAATGATCCGGTTGTTTTTCTTGAATCAGAAAAAATGTACGGTGACAAAGGTGAAATTCCTGACGGTGAATATATCATTCCAATTGGTGTTGCAGATATCAAACGCGCAGGAACAGATGTTACCATTGTAAGTTTTGGAAAAATTATCAAAGAGGCATATAAAGCAGCCGAGGAATTGGAGAAAGAAGGTATTTCATGTGAGATTATTGATTTGCGCACTATCCGTCCAATTGATTATGGTGCGGTGGTAAATTCAGTAAAGAAAACTAATCGCTGTGTTGTGGTTGAAGAATCATGGCCTATCGCATCAATCGCGTCTGAAATTGCTTATCATTTGCAAAATTATGCATTTGATTATTTAGATGCCCCTGTAAAAAGAGTGATGCAATCTGATACGCCATTTCCTTTTTCTCCAAGTCTGATGCCTGAAGCTTTGCCTAATCCTGCGCGGATTATTGCTGCTGTAAAATCAGTATGTTATAAATAA
- a CDS encoding Crp/Fnr family transcriptional regulator has product MRSLIRETCTGQWLELLNRESKKITVKAKENIFNAGDTALGIYEIISGKIKVTAKDSTGTESLVRLAGDNDILGHRGVGGDWIYRVTATALEDTKLLFIPRYTFELMAKNNPEFSYRLMTLFAEDLRHSEEKTMHLPVVNRVANAILMNCEAFGMNNKTGKLNYTISRQDYANRAVTTYESTIRAIADLKHSGIIDTDNKTILVKDFDRLKKIALTAEIA; this is encoded by the coding sequence ATGAGAAGTTTGATAAGAGAAACCTGCACCGGGCAATGGCTTGAGCTTTTGAACCGTGAGAGTAAAAAAATTACGGTGAAGGCCAAAGAAAATATCTTCAACGCCGGCGATACGGCTTTAGGTATTTACGAAATTATTTCCGGTAAAATTAAAGTTACCGCCAAAGACTCAACGGGTACTGAATCACTCGTGCGGCTGGCCGGTGACAATGATATTCTTGGACATCGTGGTGTTGGCGGAGACTGGATTTACCGTGTAACTGCCACCGCTCTTGAAGACACGAAATTGCTTTTTATTCCAAGATACACCTTTGAATTAATGGCAAAAAATAATCCTGAATTCAGTTATCGGCTCATGACTTTGTTTGCAGAAGATCTCAGACATTCTGAAGAAAAAACCATGCACCTTCCTGTTGTGAATCGTGTAGCAAATGCCATCTTGATGAATTGTGAAGCGTTTGGTATGAATAACAAAACCGGCAAACTAAATTACACCATCAGCCGACAAGATTATGCCAACCGTGCCGTAACAACTTATGAAAGTACCATACGCGCAATTGCAGATTTAAAACATTCAGGTATCATTGACACCGACAATAAAACTATTCTTGTAAAAGATTTCGATCGGTTGAAAAAAATTGCCCTTACCGCTGAAATTGCATAG